The following proteins are encoded in a genomic region of Burkholderia gladioli:
- a CDS encoding TonB-dependent siderophore receptor: MGVIVGIKLNGRGMARNVAAMAIAMAVAQTFMVSAADAQQAAQHTYHLPSGPLDRTLVEIAKVAHLPLSYDAALVQSLKSAPVDGTYSGEAAIRKALQGTGLDLVPTANGGYTLAHVKADVKAATAATAATAAATTVAGTSTAQVDTTLPLISVAASRDSGGTGFVAESSSTYARSDVPLSETPKSVSVINAAVIQSQADQSLSDVLRNASGVVTRPGPLGVPSYTIRGFSASNLTSDGLATVGSAPNVTPTIAISSVEVVKGPSAIVNGNSPPGGVINLVKKTPQADPFHEIQVGYGSYGSEQIALDSTGAITDDKKLRYRFIISGERVGQNSMGYDGERNFYFAPTLQWKDSTTDLTVGYERTVDREPVPPFTIGYAKGDIYRNYIDRPLGSPSDHFGAQTDNVFYHLEQKLGTSLTFVSKASYTRSQQTQMAWTPVSPLSATNGATFMSFDSLSDFYSWSFQNYLRGKFNIGEVKNTVIAGWDVLRYSQYQSDATATKFISVPNVFGSFVFPTSDVASLAPDVASFYTQTGLYLQDQFSYRNFHALASVRRDTYLTHANYAGNPPAGNHQNAYSPSLGLLYELTSEVAAYASYNRGFQPGTAMQFGGGLLPPQISQQVEVGMKFNLLDDKLAITTSAYRTSFSNYNVADPLHRGFYLPAGGAVSRGFEAEISGQPLPGVNLIGSYTYNDFVQPSGTKLAVNLPKNSASLWATYNFRSEKLQGFGVGAGLFFASGQYIGSGSAYRIPSQVETDLGVFYRKKGYGLNLSVKNVFNRKLYYSSTTSTLIPMGPERTVMLTGTYDF; this comes from the coding sequence ATGGGTGTCATCGTGGGGATCAAGTTGAACGGCAGGGGTATGGCTCGCAATGTTGCGGCAATGGCGATCGCGATGGCGGTTGCCCAGACTTTCATGGTGTCCGCGGCCGATGCGCAACAAGCGGCGCAGCACACCTATCATCTACCGAGCGGTCCGCTGGATCGCACCTTGGTGGAGATCGCCAAGGTCGCGCATCTCCCGCTGAGCTATGACGCTGCCCTGGTGCAGTCGCTCAAGTCGGCTCCGGTGGACGGTACCTATTCAGGCGAGGCGGCGATCCGCAAGGCCTTGCAGGGCACCGGCCTCGACCTGGTCCCGACGGCCAACGGCGGCTACACGCTGGCTCACGTCAAGGCGGACGTGAAGGCGGCAACGGCCGCGACAGCCGCGACGGCCGCGGCCACGACCGTTGCCGGCACGTCCACGGCGCAGGTCGATACCACCCTGCCGCTCATCAGCGTGGCGGCCAGCCGGGATTCCGGCGGTACCGGCTTCGTCGCGGAATCGTCGTCCACCTATGCGCGCTCGGACGTGCCGCTGAGCGAGACGCCGAAATCGGTCAGCGTCATCAACGCGGCGGTAATCCAGAGCCAGGCCGACCAGTCGCTCTCCGACGTGCTGAGGAATGCTTCCGGTGTCGTCACGCGGCCGGGGCCGCTCGGCGTGCCGAGTTACACGATTCGCGGGTTCTCGGCATCCAACCTGACCTCGGACGGGCTCGCCACGGTGGGCTCGGCACCCAACGTCACGCCGACCATCGCCATCTCGAGCGTGGAAGTGGTCAAGGGGCCGTCGGCGATCGTGAACGGCAACAGTCCGCCGGGGGGCGTCATCAATCTCGTCAAGAAGACGCCTCAGGCCGATCCGTTCCACGAAATCCAGGTGGGCTACGGCTCCTACGGCAGCGAGCAGATCGCGCTGGACAGCACGGGCGCCATCACCGACGACAAGAAGCTCCGGTATCGCTTCATCATCTCGGGCGAGCGGGTCGGCCAGAATTCGATGGGATATGACGGCGAGAGAAATTTCTACTTCGCCCCGACCCTGCAATGGAAGGATTCGACCACGGATCTGACGGTGGGCTATGAGCGCACGGTCGACCGCGAGCCGGTTCCCCCATTCACCATCGGCTATGCCAAGGGCGATATCTATCGGAACTATATCGACAGGCCGCTGGGCTCGCCATCCGACCATTTCGGCGCGCAAACCGACAATGTTTTCTATCATCTCGAGCAGAAGCTCGGCACGTCGCTGACCTTCGTGAGCAAGGCGTCCTACACACGGAGCCAGCAGACGCAGATGGCCTGGACGCCGGTCTCGCCGCTCTCGGCGACCAATGGCGCGACGTTCATGAGTTTCGATTCGCTTTCGGATTTCTACAGTTGGAGTTTTCAGAACTACCTGCGTGGCAAATTCAATATCGGCGAAGTGAAAAATACGGTGATAGCGGGATGGGATGTGCTCCGTTACAGCCAGTATCAGTCTGACGCCACGGCCACGAAATTCATTTCGGTTCCGAATGTATTCGGATCCTTTGTGTTCCCGACGTCCGACGTTGCAAGCTTGGCGCCGGATGTGGCGAGCTTCTACACCCAAACCGGTTTGTATCTTCAAGATCAGTTTTCCTACCGGAATTTCCATGCGCTCGCGTCCGTGCGCCGGGATACGTATCTGACACATGCGAACTACGCCGGTAACCCACCGGCTGGAAACCATCAGAACGCTTATAGCCCGAGCCTCGGCCTGCTCTACGAACTGACCTCCGAGGTCGCGGCCTACGCCAGCTACAACCGCGGCTTCCAGCCAGGCACGGCGATGCAATTCGGCGGCGGCTTGCTTCCCCCGCAGATCAGCCAGCAGGTCGAGGTGGGCATGAAGTTCAACCTGCTCGACGACAAGCTGGCCATCACGACCTCGGCCTACCGCACCTCGTTCAGCAACTACAACGTCGCCGATCCGCTCCATCGCGGTTTCTATCTTCCCGCCGGTGGTGCTGTCAGCCGGGGATTCGAAGCGGAGATCAGCGGCCAGCCGCTGCCCGGCGTCAACCTGATCGGCAGCTACACGTACAACGACTTCGTGCAGCCCTCGGGCACCAAGCTCGCGGTGAACCTGCCCAAGAACAGCGCCAGCCTGTGGGCCACCTACAACTTCCGCTCCGAGAAGCTCCAGGGTTTCGGTGTCGGCGCGGGGCTGTTCTTCGCGAGCGGGCAGTACATCGGTTCGGGCTCGGCGTACCGCATCCCCAGCCAGGTGGAGACGGACCTCGGCGTGTTCTATCGGAAGAAGGGTTACGGCCTGAATCTTTCGGTCAAGAACGTATTCAATCGCAAGCTCTACTACAGCAGCACGACCTCTACCCTGATCCCGATGGGACCGGAGCGGACCGTCATGCTCACCGGTACCTATGATTTCTGA
- a CDS encoding Lrp/AsnC family transcriptional regulator has product MIDHIDKAILTVLQEDSTLSVAEIADRVHLSTTPCWRRIQKLEQDGIIARRVALLDAEKLNVGVTVLVEIRTAQHTAAWLRRFCEVVAGIPEVIEVYRMSGHIDYLLKVVVPHIAAYDGVYKRLISELEIFDVSSSFSMETIKHTTRLPLDYVC; this is encoded by the coding sequence GTGATCGACCACATCGACAAGGCCATCCTGACAGTCCTGCAAGAGGACAGCACGCTTTCGGTGGCGGAAATCGCCGATCGCGTGCATCTGTCGACCACGCCCTGCTGGCGCCGCATACAGAAGCTCGAGCAGGACGGCATCATCGCCCGTCGCGTCGCCCTGCTGGACGCCGAGAAGCTCAATGTCGGCGTGACCGTACTTGTCGAGATCCGCACCGCGCAGCACACGGCAGCCTGGCTCAGGCGCTTCTGCGAGGTGGTCGCCGGCATCCCCGAGGTCATCGAGGTGTACCGCATGAGCGGCCATATCGACTATCTGCTGAAGGTGGTCGTTCCGCACATCGCCGCGTACGACGGCGTCTACAAGCGCCTGATCAGCGAGTTGGAGATCTTCGACGTGAGCTCGAGTTTCTCGATGGAGACCATCAAGCATACGACGAGGCTGCCGCTCGATTACGTTTGTTGA